Proteins from a single region of Papaver somniferum cultivar HN1 unplaced genomic scaffold, ASM357369v1 unplaced-scaffold_79, whole genome shotgun sequence:
- the LOC113344526 gene encoding probable methyltransferase PMT11, protein MKTLTCTEFFKSQLLVKITGLTLISFAFFYLGKNWSDGYQQLTFFNTNNNLQSSKSSPQISISPNAKKDFDVAALINQTDTHPDETPIDNTQTLNSTSPEDANSQQVSDPVPEPTPPPPTPPPPPSITRFGIVDENGTMTEDFEVGEFDPEFVENWGNDNETVSEEGDEGEKPRVKIKKFQLCPVSMKEYIPCLDNVEEIQKLNSTEKGEKFERHCPDSDHGLNCLVPAPVDYKTPIPWPKSRDEVWYVNVPHTRLVEDKGGQNWITRVKDKFVFPGGGTQFIHGADEYLNQISKMVSSIQFGRRVRVALDVGCGVASFGAFLIQRKVVTLSIAPKDVHENQIQFALERGVPAMIAAFATRRLLYPSQAFDMIHCSRCRVNWTRDDGILLLEVNRILRAGGYFVWAAQPVYKHEVALEEQWKEMEDLTNRLCWDLIAKEGYVAIWRKPLNNSCYETREIGTMPPLCEPDDDPDKVWYVDLKPCISRLPENGFGGNVTTWPTRLQNPPDRLQTIQMDAYMSRKELFKADMKYWNELIGGYIRAFHWKKYRLRNIMDMRAGYGGFAAAVNDHGLEAWVLNVVPVSGPNTLPVIYDRGLLGVQHDWCESFDTYPRTYDLLHAAELFTTERKRCNISTIMLEMDRMLRPGGRAFIRDTLAIMGEIKEVADAMGWQSTMRDTPEGPHASRRLLMCEKRLLRA, encoded by the exons ATGAAGACATTAACCTGTACAGAATTCTTCAAATCACAATTACTCGTAAAGATCACAGGACTCACTCTAATCTCCTTCGCATTCTTCTACTTAGGTAAGAATTGGTCTGATGGGTATCAACAATTAACCTTCTTTAACACAAACAACAATCTccaatcttcaaaatcttcaccACAAATCTCGATTTCACCCAATGcaaagaaggattttgatgttGCCGCTCTCATCAATCAAACCGATACCCATCCAGATGAAACCCCAATTGATAATacccaaaccctaaattcaacaTCACCTGAAGATGCAAATTCCCAACAAGTATCAGATCCAGTTCCTGAGCCTACCCCACCACCGCCAACGCCACCCCCACCACCGTCAATTACCAGATTTGGGATTGTAGATGAGAATGGAACAATGACGGAGGATTTTGAAGTGGGTGAATTTGATCCAGAGTTTGTTGAGAATTGGGGGAATGATAATGAAACAGtttcggaagaaggagatgaAGGAGAGAAACCCAGAGTTAAAATCAAGAAATTTCAGTTGTGTCCTGTGAGTATGAAGGAGTATATACCTTGTTTGGATAATGTTGAAGAGATTCAGAAGCTGAATTCAACTGAAAAGGGTGAGAAGTTTGAGAGACATTGTCCTGATTCAGATCATGGATTGAATTGTTTGGTTCCTGCTCCTGTTGATTATAAAACTCCAATCCCTTGGCCTAAATCTAGAGATGAG GTGTGGTATGTGAATGTACCTCATACACGTTTAGTTGAAGATAAAGGAGGCCAAAATTGGATCACAAGAGTGAAAGACAAGTTCGTGTTTCCGGGTGGTGGAACGCAGTTTATACACGGCGCGGATGAGTACTTGAATCAGATTTCAAAG ATGGTTTCAAGTATTCAATTTGGAAGGCGTGTGCGTGTTGCATTGGATGTTGGATGTGGTGTTGCAAGTTTTGGTGCTTTTTTGATCCAACGCAAAGTGGTTACGTTGTCTATAGCACCGAAAGATGTCCATGAGAATCAGATTCAGTTTGCTCTCGAGCGTGGTGTCCCAGCTATGATTGCAGCTTTTGCAACACGGCGGTTGTTGTATCCAAGTCAGGCATTTGACATGATACATTGCTCTAGATGTAGAGTTAATTGGACTCGCGATG ACGGAATTTTGCTTCTTGAGGTCAATAGAATTCTGAGGGCTGGAGGATATTTTGTTTGGGCAGCTCAGCCAGTTTATAAACACGAGGTTGCCCTGGAAGAACAATGGAAAG AGATGGAAGACCTCACTAATCGCCTTTGTTGGGATCTTATTGCTAAGGAGGGATACGTAGCTATATGGCGTAAACCTTTGAACAACAGCTGCTATGAGACCCGTGAGATTGGAACCATGCCCCCACTGTGTGAACCAGATGACGACCCAGACAAAGTTTG GTATGTTGATCTAAAACCGTGCATCAGTCGACTACCCGAGAACGGATTTGGAGGAAATGTGACAACATGGCCGACGCGTCTGCAAAATCCTCCGGATAGATTGCAGACAATACAGATGGATGCCTACATGTCTCGCAAAGAACTTTTCAAGGCAGACATGAAGTACTGGAATGAGTTAATAGGAGGCTATATTCGTGCTTTCCACTGGAAAAAGTATAGGTTAAGAAATATTATGGACATGAGAGCTGGTTATGGAGG TTTTGCAGCGGCAGTGAATGATCATGGCCTTGAGGCCTGGGTACTAAATGTGGTTCCTGTCAGTGGGCCGAACACCTTGCCTGTCATATATGATCGCGGGCTACTAGGAGTTCAACATGACTG GTGTGAGTCGTTTGATACTTACCCAAGAACGTATGATTTATTGCACGCTGCCGAGCTCTTCACCACCGAGCGGAAAAG ATGCAACATCTCGACTATCATGCTTGAGATGGATAGGATGTTGAGACCTGGGGGGCGTGCATTCATTCGTGATACTTTGGCTATCATGGGTGAAATCAAGGAGGTGGCTGACGCGATGGGTTGGCAGTCAACTATGCGTGACACACCTGAGGGGCCACATGCAAGTAGGAGGCTCCTGATGTGTGAGAAACGTCTATTACGTGCTTAA
- the LOC113344580 gene encoding TATA box-binding protein-associated factor RNA polymerase I subunit B-like has product MNAAVQSLMVLMMVIGKDSDMQKKGNGDGKFRLPRWRDRDEPHNSAGERLVLIWLRNLRKKIPLSSCLPICFLVCHVAREPILPTDIVEGKLPYLNAFVRISEMLAEQSGRCPLSADLMFRPFRNWKSDDTHTAELLGSLEMAYEKIRDARESSVNLSSYLILCKDVVFAGAAVDIQEKNRTEDCWNYYEKQGDFKCCTGKSSAGEPGPAQDDASVKDRSLNRLKSNMEENGFIYVPPRDQVKNVDYLNHATKNNNGARSFAAHADYYILLQVCALVAEAEVQYMHKATLKFEKQLAWLEKNIDQTLKLKSPKPSANLGEVSSEDDGEAIELWNDERNAVEESQQYMDMDDSLDFSNYKFRL; this is encoded by the exons ATGAATGCGGCTGTACAGAGTTTGATGGTGCTGATGATGGTTATTGGTAAGGATTCAGATATGCAGAAAAAAGGCAATGGTGATGGCAAATTTCGTCTGCCGCGGTGGCGGGATAGAGATGAACCTCATAACTCAGCTGGGGAAAGACTggttttgatttggttgagaaatTTGAGAAAAAAGATTCCGCTGTCTTCGTGTTTACCGATTTGTTTTCTGGTTTGTCATGTTGCTAGAGAGCCAATCTTGCCAACAGATATAGTGGAGGGAAAGCTTCCATATCTGAATGCATTTGTCAGGATCAGTGAAATGCTTGCAGAGCAATCGGGGAGATGCCCGTTAAGTGCAGATTTGATGTTTAGGCCTTTTCGG AACTGGAAGTCTGATGATACTCATACTGCAGAACTTCTTGGAAGTCTTGAAATGGCGTATGAGAAAATCCGCGACGCACGGGAAAGTTCGGTGAACTTATCATCATACCTCATATTGTGCAAGGATGTTGTCTTTGCAGGAGCAGCAGTAGACATTCAAGAGAAGAATAGGACTGAAGACTGTTGGAATTATTATGAAAAGCAAGGGGATTTTAAATGCTGCACTGGTAAGAGCAGCGCAGGAGAACCAGGACCTGCACAGGATGATGCTTCTGTTAAAGATAGATCATTAAACCGGTTGAAATCAAACATGGAGGAAAATGGGTTCATTTACGTTCCTCCAAGGGATCAGGTCAAGAATGTCGATTATCTGAACCATGCGACAAAGAACAACAATGGGGCAAGATCTTTTGCAGCTCATGCAGACTACTACATACTTCTTCAAGTTTGTGCTCTTGTTGCTGAGGCTGAAGTTCAGTATATGCACAAGGCTACATTGAAGTTTGAGAAGCAGCTTGCGTGGTTAGAAAAGAATATCGACCAAACCTTGAAACTGAAGTCCCCAAAACCTTCTGCAAATCTAGGTGAGGTATCATCAGAAGATGATGGCGAGGCCATTGAACTTTGGAACGACGAGCGTAATGCAGTTGAGGAATCACAACAATACATGGATATGGATGATTCTCTTGATTTTTCGAATTACAAGTTCAGACTTTAA
- the LOC113344527 gene encoding protein HESO1-like isoform X2 — translation MKPQKLGKPRSTRQFGETLHKSGLTCSCTFQSKGSGKLLECCLRDILKVIQPLGGDFTARYTIINDLRTVVGSIDSLKGATVEPFGSFVSNLYTKWGDLDISIEVPCDSLVSSTDKTNKQNFLREIRNVLRRRGLVHDLRLLLHARVPVLIFESNLHNISCDISISNLLCQMKSRFFFWITEIDERFRDMVLLIKEWAKSQQINDPKNGTLNSHSLCLLVIFHFQTCEPPILPPLREIYEGNVADNLTGTRAIAERAIQDTCTANIQRFKTNSFRNVNRSSLSELVVSFFRKYSNLNMLASEYAICTYTGQWEHRSNSTKWTNDYPLFIEDPFEHADNTARTVSMSELSRICEVFDEAYQGLVSSNHDRTSLICSLVRHPISTKVISPHSNPGLLSGASTRHPPLSGLFRGGTARYRPLSDAPPPFRNQFNHMQTESDEATIIAIRRELAQLMLKANTRNKPRSVR, via the exons ATGAAGCCGCAAAAACTTGGAAAACCACGCAG TACCAGGCAATTCGGTGAAACACTTCATAAGAGTGGACTTACCTGTTCCTGCACTTTCCAATCCAAG GGTAGTGGAAAACTCCTGGAATGTTGCCTTAGAGACATACTCAAAGTTATCCAACCATTAGGTGGAGATTTTACAGCTCGATACACCATCATCAATGACTTACGGACCGTTGTCGGATCTATCGATAGTTTAAAAG GTGCAACAGTTGAGCCATTTGGATCATTTGTGTCCAATCTCTACACTAAATGGGGAGATTTGGACATATCTATCGAAGTACCCTGCGATTCACTTGTTTCGTCGACTGACAAAACAAATAAACAGAATTTTCTGAGAGAGATAAGGAACGTCTTGAGGAGGAGAG GTCTGGTCCATGATTTGCGACTTCTCCTTCATGCAAGAGTCCCCGTTCTAATATTTGAGAGCAACCTCCACAATATCTCTTGTGATATCTCAATCAGTAATCTGCTGTGCCAAATGAAATCTAGATTTTTCTTTTGGATTACTGAAATAGATGAGCGATTCCGTGATATGGTTTTACTG ATCAAGGAATGGGCCAAGTCACAACAAATCAATGATCCAAAAAATGGAACGCTGAACTCACATTCCCTTTGTCTGCTTGTTATTTTCCATTTCcag ACATGTGAACCTCCAATTTTACCTCCGCTAAGGGAAATTTACGAGGGGAATGTTGCCGACAATCTTACAG GTACGAGGGCCATCGCAGAAAGAGCGATACAAGACACATGTACTGCTAACATACAAAGGTTCAAAACAAATAGTTTCAGAAATGTAAATAGAAGCTCTCTGTCTGAGCTTGTCGTTTCATTTTTTCGGAAG TATTCTAATCTGAACATGCTGGCATCAGAGTATGCAATTTGCACTTACACGGGGCAATGGGAACACAGAAGTAACAGTACTAAGTGGACTAACGACTATCCTCTATTT ATTGAAGATCCGTTTGAGCACGCAGATAATACAGCAAGGACGGTTTCCATGAGTGAACTAAGCAGGATATGTGAAGTATTCGATGAGGCTTATCAAGGACTTGTTTCCTCTAACCATGATAGAACTTCTCTGATCTGCAGTCTAGTTAGACATCCTATCAGCACAAAGGTTATTTCGCCCCATAGTAATCCAGGATTGCTCAGTGGAGCTTCTACAAGACACCCTCCGCTCTCAGGACTGTTCAGGGGAGGTACTGCAAGATACCGTCCTCTATCAGATGCACCGCCCCCTTTTAGGAATCAGTTTAACCATATGCAAACTGAAAGCGATGAAGCAACAATTATCGCTATCCGCAGAGAGTTAGCACAGCTCATGCTCAAAGCCAACACCAGAAACAAGCCTAGATCTGTCAGATGA
- the LOC113344527 gene encoding protein HESO1-like isoform X3, translating into MSTRQFGETLHKSGLTCSCTFQSKGSGKLLECCLRDILKVIQPLGGDFTARYTIINDLRTVVGSIDSLKGATVEPFGSFVSNLYTKWGDLDISIEVPCDSLVSSTDKTNKQNFLREIRNVLRRRGLVHDLRLLLHARVPVLIFESNLHNISCDISISNLLCQMKSRFFFWITEIDERFRDMVLLIKEWAKSQQINDPKNGTLNSHSLCLLVIFHFQTCEPPILPPLREIYEGNVADNLTGTRAIAERAIQDTCTANIQRFKTNSFRNVNRSSLSELVVSFFRKYSNLNMLASEYAICTYTGQWEHRSNSTKWTNDYPLFIEDPFEHADNTARTVSMSELSRICEVFDEAYQGLVSSNHDRTSLICSLVRHPISTKVISPHSNPGLLSGASTRHPPLSGLFRGGTARYRPLSDAPPPFRNQFNHMQTESDEATIIAIRRELAQLMLKANTRNKPRSVR; encoded by the exons ATGAG TACCAGGCAATTCGGTGAAACACTTCATAAGAGTGGACTTACCTGTTCCTGCACTTTCCAATCCAAG GGTAGTGGAAAACTCCTGGAATGTTGCCTTAGAGACATACTCAAAGTTATCCAACCATTAGGTGGAGATTTTACAGCTCGATACACCATCATCAATGACTTACGGACCGTTGTCGGATCTATCGATAGTTTAAAAG GTGCAACAGTTGAGCCATTTGGATCATTTGTGTCCAATCTCTACACTAAATGGGGAGATTTGGACATATCTATCGAAGTACCCTGCGATTCACTTGTTTCGTCGACTGACAAAACAAATAAACAGAATTTTCTGAGAGAGATAAGGAACGTCTTGAGGAGGAGAG GTCTGGTCCATGATTTGCGACTTCTCCTTCATGCAAGAGTCCCCGTTCTAATATTTGAGAGCAACCTCCACAATATCTCTTGTGATATCTCAATCAGTAATCTGCTGTGCCAAATGAAATCTAGATTTTTCTTTTGGATTACTGAAATAGATGAGCGATTCCGTGATATGGTTTTACTG ATCAAGGAATGGGCCAAGTCACAACAAATCAATGATCCAAAAAATGGAACGCTGAACTCACATTCCCTTTGTCTGCTTGTTATTTTCCATTTCcag ACATGTGAACCTCCAATTTTACCTCCGCTAAGGGAAATTTACGAGGGGAATGTTGCCGACAATCTTACAG GTACGAGGGCCATCGCAGAAAGAGCGATACAAGACACATGTACTGCTAACATACAAAGGTTCAAAACAAATAGTTTCAGAAATGTAAATAGAAGCTCTCTGTCTGAGCTTGTCGTTTCATTTTTTCGGAAG TATTCTAATCTGAACATGCTGGCATCAGAGTATGCAATTTGCACTTACACGGGGCAATGGGAACACAGAAGTAACAGTACTAAGTGGACTAACGACTATCCTCTATTT ATTGAAGATCCGTTTGAGCACGCAGATAATACAGCAAGGACGGTTTCCATGAGTGAACTAAGCAGGATATGTGAAGTATTCGATGAGGCTTATCAAGGACTTGTTTCCTCTAACCATGATAGAACTTCTCTGATCTGCAGTCTAGTTAGACATCCTATCAGCACAAAGGTTATTTCGCCCCATAGTAATCCAGGATTGCTCAGTGGAGCTTCTACAAGACACCCTCCGCTCTCAGGACTGTTCAGGGGAGGTACTGCAAGATACCGTCCTCTATCAGATGCACCGCCCCCTTTTAGGAATCAGTTTAACCATATGCAAACTGAAAGCGATGAAGCAACAATTATCGCTATCCGCAGAGAGTTAGCACAGCTCATGCTCAAAGCCAACACCAGAAACAAGCCTAGATCTGTCAGATGA
- the LOC113344527 gene encoding protein HESO1-like isoform X1, with translation MSALQPLVRRGSAKIIKDDTVCNHVVAEATKVAATYQSHNIDNKLVVALGQVPVTATTCTESKLSSLSSCDTKGSGKLLECCLRDILKVIQPLGGDFTARYTIINDLRTVVGSIDSLKGATVEPFGSFVSNLYTKWGDLDISIEVPCDSLVSSTDKTNKQNFLREIRNVLRRRGLVHDLRLLLHARVPVLIFESNLHNISCDISISNLLCQMKSRFFFWITEIDERFRDMVLLIKEWAKSQQINDPKNGTLNSHSLCLLVIFHFQTCEPPILPPLREIYEGNVADNLTGTRAIAERAIQDTCTANIQRFKTNSFRNVNRSSLSELVVSFFRKYSNLNMLASEYAICTYTGQWEHRSNSTKWTNDYPLFIEDPFEHADNTARTVSMSELSRICEVFDEAYQGLVSSNHDRTSLICSLVRHPISTKVISPHSNPGLLSGASTRHPPLSGLFRGGTARYRPLSDAPPPFRNQFNHMQTESDEATIIAIRRELAQLMLKANTRNKPRSVR, from the exons ATGAGTGCTCTTCAACCATTGGTTCGAAGAGGGAGTGCGAAAATAATCAAGGATGACACTGTTTGTAATCATGTTGTAGCAGAAGCAACAAAGGTTGCTGCGACTTACCAGTCTCACAACATAGATAATAAACTTGTAGTAGCTCTGGGGCAAGTTCCAGTTACAGCAACTACATGCACGG AGTCGAAGTTGAGTTCTTTGTCATCCTGTGATACAAAGGGTAGTGGAAAACTCCTGGAATGTTGCCTTAGAGACATACTCAAAGTTATCCAACCATTAGGTGGAGATTTTACAGCTCGATACACCATCATCAATGACTTACGGACCGTTGTCGGATCTATCGATAGTTTAAAAG GTGCAACAGTTGAGCCATTTGGATCATTTGTGTCCAATCTCTACACTAAATGGGGAGATTTGGACATATCTATCGAAGTACCCTGCGATTCACTTGTTTCGTCGACTGACAAAACAAATAAACAGAATTTTCTGAGAGAGATAAGGAACGTCTTGAGGAGGAGAG GTCTGGTCCATGATTTGCGACTTCTCCTTCATGCAAGAGTCCCCGTTCTAATATTTGAGAGCAACCTCCACAATATCTCTTGTGATATCTCAATCAGTAATCTGCTGTGCCAAATGAAATCTAGATTTTTCTTTTGGATTACTGAAATAGATGAGCGATTCCGTGATATGGTTTTACTG ATCAAGGAATGGGCCAAGTCACAACAAATCAATGATCCAAAAAATGGAACGCTGAACTCACATTCCCTTTGTCTGCTTGTTATTTTCCATTTCcag ACATGTGAACCTCCAATTTTACCTCCGCTAAGGGAAATTTACGAGGGGAATGTTGCCGACAATCTTACAG GTACGAGGGCCATCGCAGAAAGAGCGATACAAGACACATGTACTGCTAACATACAAAGGTTCAAAACAAATAGTTTCAGAAATGTAAATAGAAGCTCTCTGTCTGAGCTTGTCGTTTCATTTTTTCGGAAG TATTCTAATCTGAACATGCTGGCATCAGAGTATGCAATTTGCACTTACACGGGGCAATGGGAACACAGAAGTAACAGTACTAAGTGGACTAACGACTATCCTCTATTT ATTGAAGATCCGTTTGAGCACGCAGATAATACAGCAAGGACGGTTTCCATGAGTGAACTAAGCAGGATATGTGAAGTATTCGATGAGGCTTATCAAGGACTTGTTTCCTCTAACCATGATAGAACTTCTCTGATCTGCAGTCTAGTTAGACATCCTATCAGCACAAAGGTTATTTCGCCCCATAGTAATCCAGGATTGCTCAGTGGAGCTTCTACAAGACACCCTCCGCTCTCAGGACTGTTCAGGGGAGGTACTGCAAGATACCGTCCTCTATCAGATGCACCGCCCCCTTTTAGGAATCAGTTTAACCATATGCAAACTGAAAGCGATGAAGCAACAATTATCGCTATCCGCAGAGAGTTAGCACAGCTCATGCTCAAAGCCAACACCAGAAACAAGCCTAGATCTGTCAGATGA
- the LOC113344566 gene encoding pentatricopeptide repeat-containing protein At5g66520-like — MPKSRCLLVLEKCMNMKQFKQTHAHIILTGLGNNSFALSRLLAFCSNPFHGIPVTYSTQIFDQIVKPTICICNTMLKAFLLKGELDKTLEMYSHIMHIGLYPDNYTLPYVLKACAHSKKVQVGEQIHGGVFKLGFDGDIFVGNTLLLMYSSCARMVEARRLFEEIPERTAVSWTVMISGYSKRGDVDSARLIFDEAPFKDRGIWGCMISSYVQNNCFREGLKMFRLMQLTDLDPDEGIFVSLLSACAHLGSADIGIWIHRHLKRMQFPMSVQLNTALKDMYAKCGNLGLAKNLFDGMRERDVICWNVMISGSTMNGDAENALALFEQMEKDGFRPNDITFIAVLTAFSYSGMACKGLQIFDSMKSVYRMEPKSEHYGCMINLLGRAGLFEEAKEIIRKMPTSCSHSDEAMAWRALLNSCCSHGETSLAEVAAERLVQLERHCGVYVLLSNMYASSGKYDDARRMRKDMKDRGVEKTPGCSSIEVNGFIHEFVAGEKTHPQMQEIHKVLEKMNDQLE, encoded by the coding sequence ATGCCAAAGAGTAGATGTCTGTTAGTGTTAGAAAAATGtatgaacatgaaacaatttAAGCAAACTCATGCACACATAATCCTTACAGGACTTGGAAACAACAGTTTCGCGCTTAGTCGTCTTTTAGCTTTTTGTTCAAACCCATTTCATGGAATCCCTGTAACCTACTCAACTCAGATTTTTGATCAAATTGTCAAACccactatatgtatttgtaatacTATGCTTAAAGCTTTTTTACTGAAAGGGGAACTCGATAAAACTTTAGAAATGTATAGTCATATAATGCACATTGGTCTCTACCCTGATAATTACACTCTTCCCTATGTATTGAAAGCCTGTGCTCATTCGAAAAAGGTTCAAGTAGGAGAACAGATTCATGGGGGTGTATTCAAGTTGGGTTTTGATGGTGACATTTTTGTAGGTAATACGCTATTGCTCATGTATTCTTCTTGTGCTAGAATGGTTGAAGCACGCCGTCTGTTCGAGGAAATTCCGGAAAGAACTGCGGTTTCGTGGACAGTTATGATATCTGGGTACTCTAAAAGGGGTGATGTTGATTCTGCGCGGTTAATATTCGATGAAGCACCGTTCAAGGATAGAGGAATTTGGGGTTGCATGATTTCAAGCTATGTGCAAAACAATTGTTTCAGGGAGGGGTTGAAAATGTTTCGTTTGATgcagttgaccgatttagaccCTGACGAAGGAATTTTTGTTAGCTTACTTAGTGCCTGTGCTCATTTAGGATCTGCGGATATTGGAATATGGATTCACAGGCACTTGAAGAGAATGCAGTTTCCGATGTCTGTTCAGCTTAACACTGCTCTTAAAGATATGTACGCAAAGTGTGGGAATTTGGGTTTAGCTAAGAATTTGTTTGATGGGATGCGGGAAAGAGATGTAATTTGTTGGAATGTGATGATTTCTGGATCGACAATGAATGGGGATGCCGAGAATGCACTTGCACTGTTTGAGCAAATGGAGAAAGATGGTTTCAGACCCAACGACATAACCTTCATCGCCGTATTAACTGCATTCAGCTATTCAGGTATGGCTTGTAAAGGACTGCAGATTTTTGATAGCATGAAGTCGGTTTACAGAATGGAACCTAAAAGTGAGCATTATGGATGTATGATCAACTTGCTTGGTCGAGCTGGGCTTTTTGAGGAGGCAAAAGAAATTATTCGGAAAATGCCAACTTCATGTAGCCATTCAGACGAAGCAATGGCTTGGAGAGCATTACTGAATTCTTGCTGTAGTCACGGAGAAACCAGTCTAGCAGAGGTTGCTGCTGAGAGACTCGTACAGTTAGAACGTCATTGTGGGGTGTATGTTTTACTATCGAATATGTATGCAAGTTCTGGTAAATATGATGATGCTAGGAGAATGAGGAAAGATATGAAAGATAGAGGAGTAGAGAAGACACCGGGTTGTAGCTCGATTGAGGTTAATGGGTTTATTCATGAGTTTGTTGCTGGTGAGAAAACACATCCTCAGATGCAAGAGATACATAAAGTTTTGGAGAAGATGAATGATCAGTTGGAGTAA